The following is a genomic window from Actinomycetota bacterium.
GTAGCTTGTGTCCACCCACGTCCAGTAGCTCTTATCGTGCCATTGCCACCAAGCCCCGACCCAGCCGGCACCAGGGCAATACACGTCGCTTCGATGCTTATGATACCCCCATGCATAAGCGAAATACATCGGCCCCCAATTCATGCCAATTAGGGAGTCATCCTGAGGAGCAGAAGAGATGACTGGCGACGAGGGAACTCTCACGATTCTACTCATTCAGCCACAATCGTGCCTTGAGAATCGCTGGACAGTGAGGCAATCGCTTATAGAATCATCCGAATGCTTGCCGACAAGTTTAATCCGATGTTGGCTCCCCGGGTTGTATGTTTTTCGCACATTCCGAGCTTGCATAAGACAAACCGAGGTCGTCTTCGACGCATCTACGAAAAAGCATATCCTTAAAAATGCCAATTGCTGCTTCGTCAAAATACACGTTTTCACACCTTCTGCCCGATGCTGGGCAAGGAGGCAATAAAGAACTTGGACGCATTGATAAAAGAGAATAGCGAGAAATGCCTGGACGTTGCCTCATAGTAATTGGCTGCAAAATCGACAAACAGAACTTACATAATAATGCGAGGCTACTTGGGCGGTTTAGCTGCTTTCAGTCGTTGTACGGCCCACTCGTTTGAAAGATCAAGCGATTGGTTTAGCTCGAACGAGGTGTCAGCTCGTTTCTTCTCAGCATTTCGAACTTCTTTGACGGAATCGTAGAACTGTTTGCCAATCAGACGTTGTTTCTCAATTGGAATTACCGGTACTGGTATTGCTCCAAGATCATCCCATTCAACGCGGTGTCTACTAATACCTGTGGATTGAGATAAAAGGCGGGCTCGGACTTCGGGGCTTCGAAGAAATCCCCATAAAAACCAAACATCGAATCTTGCGTCCTTAAGTCGCATAATAGTAAACTCCGACGAGGCAATTACACCCGAGAGGTCAGCAGGAATCACGGCAATGGAACCGAGGGCAGCAGCAATGTTGCTTGCTACAATATCATTTTCTTTTGGGTTTTGAACTTTACTATATGTAAGTTCTTCTCCGAGCGCCTTATCGCCTTCCTCGGGGATTCCGTCATATCGAACACGCAGTAATGTGTTTAGTTTGCTAGGCTCGTTTTTCGGATTGAAGCCCTCATTTTCAATCTTGTCGACTATTGTGTGTAGGGGAACAACATTAAGGCCATCGGCACGCCATTTGTCAGAAATGTCATTTGGGCGGGGGAGACACGACTTAACATCAAGACGATCTCCAATAAGGCCGCTCCTGACCCGCCAAGGGCCCTTTATCCCCTGCATAAAAAGATTAAAAGCCTCAAAAAGGTCCCTAGTTTCGTCTTCAGCTGCGGTACGAGCTTCAGCTGCTTTACTAGGCCGTGTCTTCATGGGCACATCATCAAGGCCTACGTAGCGACATTCATACATAAAGGCATCCGGCTGACTTTGCTTTTTCGCGTCCCGCCGAATGAGGTATAGGACCGATGTCTTTGCACGAGCTCCAACACGTTGAAATGCGTCCCCAGGGATACTGATTACGGCACGAACTATAAAGCGATCCCTTATAAAATCTCGTGCGAAACGATTATTTGAGGAACTCAAGATTGAGTCGTCAATTACAGTTACGAGTTTACCGCCTGGCTTAAGAATGTCTGCATATCGTTCTAAGAACATAATGCTCGACTTTAATGATGGGCGTTGTCTATTTGTTTTCCCAAAGCCAAAGGTCCTTAGAGCGTACTGGTTGAGAATTAAAGCCTCGTCTGGCAGCGTCTCTGAGTAATCCATCGAGAATGGTGGATTTGTTAGAACGATATCGAAACCTCGTCTGCTTCCATTTGATATTTCGAAAATAAGTTTCTGAAGCTCTTCGAGCTCAAAACGCGATTGCTGATCATCTCCGACACCATGAGACACTGTCTTATCAAGGCTGTCCGCCGCATATATCCGGCTACCGCCGTCTCCATGGAGATACATGTTGATTCGTGAAATCTTTGCTAATGGTGGTTCTTTACCTGCATCAATGCCAAATATGGAATCGTTGGCGACCCTTTCTAACAAGGCGTTTTGTTCGCTGTCGCTCAGAGAAGTGTTAGATCGAATTTGATTCCGCATGTCGGTGAGGGCTTCAATAAGGAAGCCTCCTGAACCACAACAGGCATCAATTACATGGTCAATATGGTCTTTTGATGCAATTGGGGCAGCGAGTTGTTCCATCATTTTTACAATAGACCTGGGTGTAAAGTATTGCCCCAAGGCTTGTCCCCGCATGGTGGCACTTAAGAACGTCTCAAACAAACGACCGTTAAGGTCCTCATCAATGCTGTACAAATCAAGTGATTCTAGTTTCGAGACAACTTGTCTGATTGTTCCTATCTGGAGTTCAATATGGTCATTTGGCCCAAATATCGGTTTCTTCTTTCCTCGGGCAACGTCCTCTCTAAGAACTTCATTAAGCCTGGCAAAAAGGGTCTCATCAACTGGATTCTTTACCCCCTGTGACTGCAGAGCATCAATCCAATGCGTTGAGAAGATAACATTGTCCCGTGGTATTGGTTTCTCGTCTCGTAGTAAAGGCCCCATTATGGGGTCATCGTGTAGTTTTCGATCCTCCCAAAGCTTTACGAACATTATTTTTACGAACTCAAAGAAAGCAGGTTGAGGATTCATCTTCTCAGCTTTCCATATAAGTCTATGACAGCTGTTAAAAACCCTTTTGATCTCCTCAACAGAAGGCTTTTTCATTAGAAAGCGTGGCTTTTGTATCGAAGGCTTCAGGCCTTGCCTAATAGTAGTAGCCTGAAGTAACGAGCGTACCGAAAAGAAGCTTATGTTGTCATCAGCAAAGTCGGAAAATTCCAGGCTGATTATAGGCTTGCTCTCATCCCATTTATAAAGGTCAAATGCGAGACCATTAGTTATTACGTAGTATGAACAGGGGTTTTGATTGCTAAACTCTTGATTAAGCCCTAACGCATATCCAGCACCTTGAAAAGCCCACTTGTCGATATCTTCCCCTGGTGATTTTGCATCGATTAGCCACATAGGCTTCTCGTTACAGTAGATGACGTAATCTGGCCTATAGCCTTCTTTTTTTCTGCCTCTGGCTACAACAATCTCTTTAAGAGATACCTTTGGCCGGATTTCAGAGTCTTTGTAGCCGAGATCCTTTAGCAAACGATTTATAAAGAATGTCTCGACTGAAGACTCATCAACTAAAACCGCTTTATCACAGTATTTGTTTGACTTCGCGTCCTTGCCAGCGCGACTCAAAGAGTCTAGGAGCGTAGGGCGAAGTAGGTCACTTTGCGGGGTTTTTGACTGTTTCATGTGTTCATTATCATTTGACGGAAGAACTGCGTCAAGGTTCGGCCAAACACTGTCCTATATAGCGGTCAAGTGACAGACAACTAGACAACCCATTGCTAGGCGCATTGTTCATAGAAAAGGTCAGCCAAGTAAGTTATTTAATTTCTATCTAATAAGCCATGGCAAAACCTCATCACTCTTCGGTAATCATAGAGAATGTTCGAAGACGCTCCGGCGGCCGCTGTCGCGTCACTGTAAAGTGTCAACAGAAACGGGGGAACTCCAACTCCAGTTTGTTGTTTATTGTAGCCGAGTGGGCTACGAGTCTTCTTCAAAAGAATATTCCATATACATAGCGTTTCCTCAGCTCTTGAGGTTTAGCACTTGAAAGTACATAATGAACCTAATCTTGTCTACTGGGGAGTTAATTATGCCTTTGAAGATTAAGCTTAAGAATCAGTTTCGTGAGCCCCTCAATACGGATGCGGGTTTCGTCGGTCGTGAAGACGAATTGGCGCGACTCATTACGATATTTCAGCAGAGGCAAGCCGCAACAGTCCTAGTCGCTGGACATCGAGGGGTAGGCAAGAGCGCACTGGTTGACGAGGCCTTAAAACGCTCGCAAGCCGACAAGAAAAAGCGCGTAGTTGCTCGATTGACGTTGCCCCATCTATCGCCCGGTAGTTCGGATATTCGAGATCAAATACTTCAATCGCTGGCGCGCTCGCTATATTTCTCTATCAAAGACGACAATAGCGTTCCAAAACCTCTTCGCGAAGTCAGCAAGGTTCTATATGATAAGACCTATTTGAAGGAACTACACGAGCAGACTGGGGTCGAGTCATTATTCGAAACCGAAGCTAAAGCCCGATCAGCGACAAAGACAAAGACTTCAATCGCTTTTGGCAAGATAGTTTCACTTATTGTCGGAACGTCGCTCTCTGGTGTGGTTGCT
Proteins encoded in this region:
- a CDS encoding N-6 DNA methylase, translating into MKQSKTPQSDLLRPTLLDSLSRAGKDAKSNKYCDKAVLVDESSVETFFINRLLKDLGYKDSEIRPKVSLKEIVVARGRKKEGYRPDYVIYCNEKPMWLIDAKSPGEDIDKWAFQGAGYALGLNQEFSNQNPCSYYVITNGLAFDLYKWDESKPIISLEFSDFADDNISFFSVRSLLQATTIRQGLKPSIQKPRFLMKKPSVEEIKRVFNSCHRLIWKAEKMNPQPAFFEFVKIMFVKLWEDRKLHDDPIMGPLLRDEKPIPRDNVIFSTHWIDALQSQGVKNPVDETLFARLNEVLREDVARGKKKPIFGPNDHIELQIGTIRQVVSKLESLDLYSIDEDLNGRLFETFLSATMRGQALGQYFTPRSIVKMMEQLAAPIASKDHIDHVIDACCGSGGFLIEALTDMRNQIRSNTSLSDSEQNALLERVANDSIFGIDAGKEPPLAKISRINMYLHGDGGSRIYAADSLDKTVSHGVGDDQQSRFELEELQKLIFEISNGSRRGFDIVLTNPPFSMDYSETLPDEALILNQYALRTFGFGKTNRQRPSLKSSIMFLERYADILKPGGKLVTVIDDSILSSSNNRFARDFIRDRFIVRAVISIPGDAFQRVGARAKTSVLYLIRRDAKKQSQPDAFMYECRYVGLDDVPMKTRPSKAAEARTAAEDETRDLFEAFNLFMQGIKGPWRVRSGLIGDRLDVKSCLPRPNDISDKWRADGLNVVPLHTIVDKIENEGFNPKNEPSKLNTLLRVRYDGIPEEGDKALGEELTYSKVQNPKENDIVASNIAAALGSIAVIPADLSGVIASSEFTIMRLKDARFDVWFLWGFLRSPEVRARLLSQSTGISRHRVEWDDLGAIPVPVIPIEKQRLIGKQFYDSVKEVRNAEKKRADTSFELNQSLDLSNEWAVQRLKAAKPPK